Proteins from a single region of Hymenobacter aquaticus:
- a CDS encoding DUF885 domain-containing protein translates to MALHLACTTNSTSVKHLFLSATLAAALLGPLMSHTAAPAAADSPQLAALFDSYWDERARLYPVEATGQGDNRYNDQLPNDGTVAHRAAQRQFFEQYLAKLKQFDRSKLSDNDRVSYDIFLYEMQMRLEGLRQNSWMMPFTQFSGLPIGLAQLGAGSGNQPFKTTQDYDNWLSRVRVYPVWADTAISNFRRGMRAGVVLPRPLVEKMLPQLQALVTPDPTKSIFYGPVAKFPAGVPAAEQQRLTAAYQQAIREQVAPTYQKLHDFLQNEYLPKARTSTGISAVPGGADMYRYAVRYWTTTDKKPEEIYQTGLAEVKRIRQEMEKIKAETGFKGDLNAFFAYLNTDPKFMPFKTADEVLGVYRGIQAKIDPNLKKMFGRVPKTGFEVRQTEAFRAASASAQYNRGLADGSRPGIFYVPIVDATKYNVTRGMESLFLHEAIPGHHYQIALQQENEQLPKFRRFAFYSAFSEGWALYTESLGRELGLYTDPYQRMGALNGEMHRAIRLVVDVGMHTKNMTREQAIRYMMDNRAIDEQAATAEIERYMAWPGQALAYKTGQMKIISLRGKYQKQLGSKFKLSAFHDQLLQNAAMPLDLAEKSMDAWAATQK, encoded by the coding sequence ATGGCGTTACATTTAGCCTGCACCACCAACTCTACTTCCGTGAAGCACCTGTTTTTGTCGGCTACGCTGGCGGCGGCCCTGCTGGGCCCCCTAATGAGCCACACCGCCGCCCCCGCCGCGGCCGATTCGCCCCAGCTGGCGGCCCTGTTCGATTCGTACTGGGACGAGCGCGCCCGCCTCTACCCGGTGGAAGCCACCGGGCAGGGCGACAACCGCTACAACGACCAGCTGCCCAACGACGGCACCGTGGCCCACCGGGCGGCCCAGCGGCAGTTTTTTGAGCAGTACCTGGCTAAGCTCAAGCAGTTTGACCGCTCGAAGCTCTCCGACAACGACCGGGTCAGCTACGACATCTTTCTCTACGAGATGCAGATGCGCCTGGAAGGCCTCCGGCAGAACAGCTGGATGATGCCCTTCACCCAGTTCAGCGGCCTGCCCATTGGGCTGGCGCAGCTGGGCGCGGGCTCCGGCAACCAGCCCTTCAAAACTACCCAGGACTACGACAACTGGCTGAGCCGGGTGCGGGTCTACCCCGTGTGGGCCGATACGGCCATCAGCAACTTCCGGCGCGGCATGCGGGCCGGCGTGGTGCTGCCCCGGCCCCTGGTGGAAAAGATGCTGCCCCAGCTCCAGGCCCTGGTCACGCCGGACCCCACCAAGAGCATTTTCTACGGGCCGGTAGCCAAGTTTCCGGCCGGGGTGCCGGCCGCCGAGCAGCAGCGCCTCACGGCCGCCTACCAGCAGGCCATCCGGGAGCAGGTGGCGCCCACCTACCAGAAGCTGCACGACTTTCTGCAGAACGAGTACCTGCCCAAGGCCCGCACCAGCACCGGCATTTCGGCCGTGCCCGGCGGGGCCGACATGTACCGCTACGCCGTGCGCTACTGGACCACCACCGACAAAAAGCCGGAGGAAATCTACCAGACGGGCCTGGCGGAGGTGAAGCGCATTCGGCAGGAGATGGAGAAAATCAAGGCGGAGACGGGCTTCAAGGGCGACCTGAACGCCTTTTTCGCTTACCTCAACACCGACCCCAAGTTCATGCCCTTCAAAACGGCCGACGAGGTGCTCGGCGTGTACCGGGGCATTCAGGCCAAGATTGACCCCAACCTGAAAAAGATGTTTGGCCGGGTGCCCAAAACCGGCTTCGAGGTGCGGCAGACGGAGGCTTTCCGGGCCGCCTCGGCCTCGGCCCAGTACAACCGCGGCCTGGCCGACGGCTCCCGTCCCGGCATTTTCTACGTGCCCATCGTCGATGCCACTAAGTACAACGTGACGCGGGGCATGGAGTCGTTGTTTTTGCACGAGGCCATTCCGGGCCACCACTACCAGATTGCCTTGCAGCAGGAAAACGAGCAGCTGCCCAAGTTCCGGCGCTTCGCCTTCTACAGCGCCTTTAGCGAGGGGTGGGCCTTGTATACCGAGAGTCTGGGCCGGGAGCTGGGCCTCTACACCGACCCCTACCAGCGCATGGGCGCCCTGAACGGGGAGATGCACCGCGCTATCCGGCTGGTGGTCGACGTGGGCATGCACACCAAGAACATGACCCGGGAGCAGGCCATCCGGTACATGATGGACAACCGCGCCATCGACGAGCAGGCCGCCACGGCCGAAATCGAGCGGTACATGGCCTGGCCGGGGCAGGCGCTGGCCTACAAAACCGGGCAGATGAAGATCATCAGCCTGCGCGGCAAGTACCAGAAGCAGCTCGGCTCCAAGTTCAAGCTCAGCGCCTTCCACGACCAGCTGCTGCAAAACGCGGCCATGCCCCTGGACCTGGCCGAAAAGTCGATGGACGCCTGGGCCGCCACGCAGAAGTAG
- a CDS encoding 3'-5' exonuclease, protein MKSNKILFLDTETGGLDPEINSLLSVGFIVWQEGKILDGIEILINDEVLNVSEYALKINKINIADHRKNAFKSVDAINKINEFISKHFSKTHHVTLAGHNVGFDVSFLRKFYEINKISFKDRFSHRYIDTSSIIKFLYLSGVLDIDVSSSDAAFKYYSINVEGRHSALGDATATALLFNNLMREVDKSRKYI, encoded by the coding sequence ATGAAATCCAATAAAATTTTATTCTTGGACACTGAAACTGGTGGTTTGGATCCTGAGATAAATAGCTTGCTATCTGTTGGTTTTATAGTGTGGCAAGAAGGTAAAATCTTGGATGGTATAGAAATTTTGATTAATGATGAAGTGTTGAATGTGAGTGAGTATGCCTTAAAAATAAACAAAATTAATATTGCTGATCACAGAAAAAATGCTTTTAAGTCTGTTGATGCTATAAATAAAATAAATGAATTTATTTCTAAACACTTTAGTAAGACGCATCATGTTACATTAGCTGGTCATAACGTTGGTTTTGATGTTTCTTTTTTAAGAAAATTTTATGAAATAAATAAAATATCTTTTAAAGATAGATTTTCTCATAGATACATCGATACGTCATCTATTATTAAATTTCTGTATTTATCTGGTGTGCTTGATATAGATGTTAGCTCGTCAGATGCAGCATTTAAATATTATTCAATTAATGTAGAGGGTAGGCATTCAGCGCTGGGAGATGCTACTGCTACTGCTCTTTTGTTTAATAATCTAATGCGTGAAGTGGATAAAAGCAGGAAATATATTTAA
- a CDS encoding helix-turn-helix domain-containing protein, translating into MMLQDFLPSPPLRDYVRVIQVIHFVFPAGAVLPFKAYPPRPEQCLAFYPRDAEAVAYAGGAARQQRPRAALIGQHAVVSNRYVGREFLALQVVLQPGALHRLTGIPQPELTNTFVDAEAVWPTELRCLNERLSSTESPAEMLTHIEAFLLERARRVRRAAHPADAVARLLLQPQAPASLDALADQACLSARQLDRKFTEHMGVGPRLYARIARFDRAFRLKNSHPQLDWLSIALACGYYDHQHLAKDYRAFTGQSPGDFYRQDTQAPERHFGLLER; encoded by the coding sequence ATGATGCTCCAGGATTTTTTGCCCAGCCCGCCGCTGCGTGACTACGTCCGGGTTATCCAGGTGATTCACTTCGTGTTTCCGGCCGGGGCCGTGCTGCCCTTCAAGGCCTACCCGCCCCGGCCCGAGCAGTGCCTCGCGTTTTACCCGCGCGATGCCGAGGCGGTGGCCTACGCCGGCGGGGCGGCCCGGCAGCAGCGGCCCCGCGCGGCCCTGATCGGGCAGCACGCGGTGGTGAGCAACCGCTACGTGGGGCGCGAGTTTCTGGCCTTGCAGGTGGTGTTGCAGCCGGGGGCGCTGCACCGGCTCACGGGCATTCCGCAGCCGGAGCTGACCAACACCTTTGTGGATGCCGAGGCCGTGTGGCCCACCGAGCTGCGCTGCCTCAACGAGCGGCTGAGCAGCACCGAGTCGCCGGCCGAGATGCTCACGCACATTGAGGCGTTTCTGCTGGAGCGGGCGCGGCGGGTGCGACGGGCGGCCCACCCGGCCGATGCCGTGGCCCGGCTGCTGCTGCAACCCCAGGCCCCGGCCTCCCTCGACGCGCTGGCCGACCAGGCCTGCCTGAGCGCCCGCCAACTCGACCGTAAGTTCACGGAGCACATGGGCGTGGGGCCCCGGCTCTACGCCCGCATTGCCCGCTTCGACCGCGCCTTCCGCCTGAAAAACAGCCACCCCCAGCTCGACTGGCTCAGCATTGCCCTGGCCTGCGGCTACTACGACCACCAGCACCTGGCCAAAGACTACCGGGCCTTCACGGGCCAGTCGCCGGGCGACTTCTACCGCCAGGATACCCAGGCCCCGGAGCGGCATTTCGGCCTGCTGGAGCGGTAG